One Schistocerca cancellata isolate TAMUIC-IGC-003103 chromosome 1, iqSchCanc2.1, whole genome shotgun sequence genomic region harbors:
- the LOC126162510 gene encoding uncharacterized protein LOC126162510 → MLSLMGESVPAYNLYNDILKWGPADTQLYGFYNNGSAAIGTLIGVLVFVRWLRLQDAWIAVITFGCKIVGSILFAIAPDWRFMYIGGAVGCFGGMVWVLARTMLVRLVTMDEIGQVFALVMTLEALAPLLGSLIYGEVYQATVSTLPGAFYFVSVGFYVIDLILLLVASYLTRGAVREENEKRRQRALQPSA, encoded by the exons ATGCTCTCCTTAATGG GTGAATCAGTTCCCGCTTACAATCTCTATAACGACATATTGAAGTGGGGACCAGCAGACACGCAGCTGTACGGTTTTTACAATAACGGAAGCGCTGCCATAG GCACCCTGATTGGCGTCCTGGTGTTCGTGCGCTGGCTGCGACTGCAGGACGCGTGGATAGCTGTCATTACTTTCGGCTGCAAGATCGTCGGCAGCATCCTGTTCGCCATAGCTCCAGACTGGAGGTTTATGTATATAG GTGGTGCTGTCGGCTGTTTTGGTGGAATGGTATGGGTCCTGGCCAGAACTATGTTGGTGAGGCTGGTGACGATGGACGAGATAG GTCAGGTGTTCGCATTGGTAATGACTCTGGAAGCGTTAGCGCCGCTGCTGGGATCCCTCATTTATGGAGAAGTCTACCAGGCCACCGTCTCCACACTCCCTGGTGCTTTCTACTTCGTCTCCGTCGGATTCTACGTGATCGATCTCATCCTGCTGCT GGTTGCGTCTTACCTCACTCGAGGGGCCGTAAGAGAAGAGAATGAGAAACGGAGACAGAGGGCTTTACAACCGTCGGCCTAA